The Delphinus delphis chromosome 2, mDelDel1.2, whole genome shotgun sequence genome segment GCAGCTTATTTGTTTAAAGTACattttagcactttttttttaaagtaaaaaatacatagtTATAGAAATAATACTAAAAAGCTCAAGCATCGTATACGAACCCTGGGATCATGTGTGCCTGGAGGAGGGGCGTGCAGGGGCCAGAGAATGCATCCTAAGAGTTCTCGATTTTTGCCAAAGGCGGGAGTCGGCCAACGTTTACCAAGTATGGGCCTCAGCGCAACGGGTCTAGAATCACCCCCCAAGAACTTGCTAAAAATGCATATTCTCAGACTCCAACCAGCACTTACTGGATCAGAAGCTGTAGCAGTGGGACCCTGGAACATGCATATTAAATGAGCTCCCCAGGTGTTGCCAACACAACCTAAAACTGGAGAACATTTGACCCAAGTAAGCGTTTCCTCACAGGGTAATAAAGCTGCCTGGAGACCTGGAACTTCAGACCCGGGAGTTTCCGCTTTGGTCTTCTCTGACAATGGAGAGTGGAGGCCTTGATAAGCTACTAAATGCTGAGAGATCAGCCACTAAGAAACAAAGGCAGTGCTAACAAACTTgttcaatagggcttccctggtggcgacacgggttcgtggcccggtccgggaaaatcccacatgccgcggagcggctgggcctgtgagccgtggccgctgagcctgcgcgtccggagcctgttgctcctcaacaggagaggccagaacagtgggaggcccgcgtaccgcaaaaaaacaaaaacaaaaacaaaaaaacttgtttAATAAATGGCTCTTATTTAGATCTAAAGACCTCTGTTTAAAAATGAAGTCCATTCCTTCTTTTTATCCTTCATAAAGATAAGAACTGGTCACAATTCTCAATAATTAATTCTTCATATCATAAGAAAAATCTCCAAGAGTTATGGGGCCACATAGTTGCTTTCTTGCCTCCAAGCTAAGTAACTCCGATTCTCTGTCAAAATACTTGTTTGTTTTAGCTAAAATAACAAGATACAATTTTTCAGATCTGTGTTTTATTTAAGGAATAACTCTTGGACAAGGAGGGAAGTATGGCTGTCAGGAAATAAAATACCCACTTCACTTTACCTctgagtatttaatattttttccatttgatataagaaaacagagctggataAGTGTAAGGGGAAATGTAACtaagttttaaaacattgatctgcaataataatatatttcaagGTAGAATAAAATTTATGGTTTTAGTAACTCATTTTTATGTCATTCTCCTTAGTTCTATTTTCTAACCCTTTAAACGTCTTGACCTCTTGATCTTGTGCTTCCCTCTCACCAAACCATCCAGTTTCTCTCCTCAAGCAAACTTCTGAAAAGAATGATCCATCCACAGTGCATCACTTCCAATTTAATCCTCAACACGCTACTAAAATTCaccctctggaaaaaaaaaaattcaccctcTGTCTTAACGCATTCAGACGGCCATAAACTTGGTGGCTGAAAAtacaagcatttatttctcacagttctggaggctggtggTTCCAAGATCAAGGCAATGGCACATTCAGTGTCTGATGAGAacttgcttcctggttcacagaggGCCATCTTCTCACATGTGTCCtcacagagaggagagggaatAAGAACTcactggggcctcttttataagggcactaatctcattcatgagagctccactCTCATGAGCTAATCACCTCCTGAAGGCCccacccacctccaaataccatcacgttgGGGATTAAGTTTTAacatgaattttgtggggacagAAACATtcaacattcagtctatagcacccTCAATAAAGGCAGTGACTTTCTAATTGGCGAACTCAAAAGGATAATTTTTGGTCTTTATTGTATCATACTGCTGCATATGATGACTAACTTACCACTCTCTCCTTGAAATTCTATTCCCTCAACTTGTGTGACACTTTGTTTTCTTACACTTCCTCCTGCATTTCATATCGTTATCAATAGTTCTTCTCCAAGGTCCTCTTCCCCTCAAATTTTCCTTATATTGGTGCTCCACCCTCAGTTCATTGCTCTATCCTCCACACTCCCTTGGTATCCTATCATCTCTCATGGTCTCAACAACCAATCCTTTGTAATATGTGTGCAATCTCCCCTGAGATTCAGACTCATATGTGGTGGTTAAAGCGTAGGTTCTGGAGCCAGACCACATGGGTTCCAACAATGGCTTTATCACTCagcagctctgtgatcttgggcaagttacttaacatctttgtacctttgtttcctcttctctaaagtGATGATAAATTAATAACTCCTGGGACTCCCATTTCTGGCAGTATGACAGATCAGCTACTTTCAAAGGCTATTCTAACTCTTCCCGAAtaaattactataaaaataattattcatgcATTCCTGTGCTCActaaaaagtaaggaaaatttCCAAGGGGAAGATGAAAACAATGGGCTAAAATTAGAGCAATGGCAGTAAGTCATAAGCAAGTGGGATGGAGACCAGTGAAGCAGAGTTGAACTGCTGACTCTTGCAATCAAGAACCCAAACTTTGAGCCCAAACTTGAGACTCCAGGGATTTTAGAGGTACAAGAATATTACTATTCCTGGCTCACGGTAGTGTTcctgatgttttttaaaactataaaacttaaatCATTTATTGATCATTCACTTTTCTAAAAAACACAAACGTGAGAATAAAGGTAAACATACCCAAGACTCACCAGCCCTTGCAGAATAGGAAGAAGCCTGGACAGACAGCATGCAAATGTTTTTCCTTATACCTAATGTCTGCACTTCCTCACACATTCTAGAGTCCCATTTTTTGTCACCTCTTGCAGgagaaaggaaactgaagctacAAGAATCATGTATAAGAGGGTCACAacaactttaaagcttttgatgcTAACGGCTGGTACATTCTAGTTTGCAACTCTGATAAACGATATTAAATAAGAACTGTCAAATACCTACTCCCAGCTAACCTTTACTGTCATTCTTTGAAACTGCATCTCTGGTACTATTTATGCTCCTTCATTGTAGCTGTTGTTTCTCCCAAAGCACAAACCTAAAAGCCAGCAAAAAACAGCAAATGTAAGTCCCCTTTAAAGGGAAGCATCCCAAATTAGGCCCACCAGCTCCCACGTGTTAAATTCAAGAAATATATGAGCTCCAAATGAAAATTACCAAATACAGCAAGGATAGAACCAACCATGAGAGAGAGAGTTAgcagaaacaacaaataatagaCTGATTTGTTCAATTTCAGATATTGAAATTATCAAGtacagaatgtaaaataattatgtttgcAATATCTCATGAAATAAATGATGAACTTAAAAAACTGatcaaagaatgagaaaatatcaaaaatatctaggcagatataaataaaactctcagaaatgaaaaaacaaagtgaaaatttaaaactcagtggaTGGAGCCATGGCCTGGCTAGGACTTAGCTCCCCTTGGCACCAAGAATTCCAGCCTAAAGAGGCCTGCCTGGAAGGCCACGCCTCACTAGTTTTATTTCATGTAGTCACCGAGACTGTACAAATCGCTGGAGATACTCTCTTCATTTGATCAAAACTTGATGTCAGAAAGTGTGTAAATCCACCAAAGGACAAAGAGATATCTGACTATACAGCCCTGAGGAGACAggctacatttttcattttcttcgctGAAGCATTAAGTCCCAATTATGTGGAGTGCAGTTTTGTGAATGAATTATACTTGTAAATATAAGGGATTTTCAGAAAGAAAGCTAATAGAGTTATTTACTGGTACAGTAGGTATATGGGTAATTTTGttggtaattcaatttttttttcctttacttaggACCATTTAATGTATccaaaaaagctttttttttaaactcaaaatagataagATCACAGTCTCTTAAAAGCaatacatttaatacattcaTAAGATTTCAAATGAGTGCATACATGCTATAGGTTTTCAATCTTCCTTGGACAACACAAAAAACACAGTACTCATATTGCAAGTTTTGACAGGAACATGAAATCTCATTTTGACTCAAAgacaggtttaaaaaataataaaaccaacacTGAACTAATTGAGCACCAGCAGGCTTCCTTAAATCTTCCATCCTATCCCACTTTTGAAATCATATGGCTGCCTTCTATACCAGCATTTCTTCTTCCCTACCTAACAATTCgacaaaaaaattagataaaaaaaaaattatagatgtgTCACTGAATGAGTACCAcaacaggctaaagaaaaaaaaaagcccacttaTTTGTTGAATGTTGAAAGAGGAGAATAAGATTAGGTGGGAAAACTGTAAGTCGTTTGATTCATTCACTTCACTCTGATATCAGAGCACAGGAACTGTGCTCAAAGGAACTAATAAAGATGCCAAGAAAAATcccaacattatttataaaaggaaGGCTGCACTCATGTCTATGAAGAGCTTATAATaccatggaaaaatatttaagttataAAGTTAAATGAGAAAGTAGAATACAAAGCTTATACTCAGTATGATCTCAACTACGTAAAACCAAGCAAAAAAAAGGCTAAAAGTTCAAAATGTTAAGTTAGTGGTTGTATTTAAGTAGTGTACCTAATTGgatcttttctcttctttatttttgtctcttccaACACTTTCTCTACtggggagttttgttttttgtgttttttttaatgattagctACCAAAAAAGGATGCCTGATAGAAGTACTGAATTTGAGTTAATGAATTTAAGTCCAGCCTATAGGAAAGGATCTGTACATGTATCAAATTAGAAAACATTCCAGGCTACCCTCTGAATCCACAGTGTGTTAGCAGTAACTTCCGAGAGGCTGGAGGGCTTTGTCCTCTCCTCCAGCCAGGTGCAAAGTGTCACCAGATCCTGCCTGATGAAAACCTGCTGAATCGAACAAAAATGTCATGGATTTACAAAAAGGAACAGAAGTACCCACATTTGGCAAAAACCTATTTATAGTACAGGAGTAGCTCTTTAATACTATGATTAAACAAGGGGATGGCTATTTTCTCCTATCTTCTGTGCAGATAGCAAGTTTCAAAAAAGCTATCATCAATAAGAACTGTGGAAAGCCAATCCTGGcttagaaacagaaataaaacagctCTGCAACAACAGTGGACAGAGAAAAGCCAcgatttagaaaattataaaaattgctTTCTATAAAATTGATGCCCTTGAAAACATTCGTTTACTGTATATACTTTAAGGTCCCCGCCCTCAAAAAACAGGGTGAAAACCTCTAACACTTTCTACCAAAGTAGCCACTGGTatgttcattcagcaaacactgagGGAAGGCTCATAACGTGCGAGGTACTGGAGTGTCAAAGGGCAGACGGATATGCCCCTGCCCCAAGGACATCTTGGTCTCTCAGAGCGGGACGCGGGCACATCACCAACCATGATACAGGAATGAAAAGGAGATGCCACTGCTTTCCTACAACTCAAGAATAAGCTACAATTCTCACTGAATTATTTACACAAAAATCCTTACACAGAAACTTTCCTGACTCACTAGGAGGCAAAAATGCAACTACTTTCCCTTGATAAATACTTCTAGAAGGGACAGGCATTAAATTACATTTTGTGGTATTTGCCCTTAAACATCACAGTGCCCAGTAGTGAGGTCAGTTAACTATCTTTTAAGCAATGGAGCATTTTTACTCCAAGAATGAGATACTTTGAAGCCGAGAAAAACTGACCAGCCCTAGATCTAGATCAAGACTTGTCAGGACTGTCAAAAGCCGAGATCCAGGAGtgtaaatttcaattaaaatcttCAGTCTCCTCTGCCATCCACTGATTTTCAATATGCTCCTGGGGCAACCGCTCCAGGTCCTTCCACACATTTGGGTGGTCCTCCAGATCTTCCTAGAGGGATCTCGCGATGTCCAGTCTCCTGTAATCCTCAGGCTTGACTAGGCTTCGCACAACCTGGAGGCACCACTGTTTCAGGGTGTACACTGGCAGTGTGATGTTTGCAAAAATAGGCTGTCCATCAACATTGCGAGACGGCACAAACAGCTCGGTTTGGTTAACTAGAAGCCCATCAGATGTCCCAGCATCTAGGAAGACCCAAAGATGACCCCGGTAGCTATGGATTCGGCGGCCCGTGCTGGGGGTCAGCGTCAGGTAGGGCTGCACCTCGCCGTCGAAGTTGAGCCACACGGGCAGCACCACGCGCGGGCTGCGGTTGTAGAAGATGACCTGGGACGGCTCGCGCGTGTTCACTGAGCGCACCATCGGCCGCGGCCGCCCTGCCTCCATCTCCTGCCGGGAGCGGGGCTCTTCCGGGTGGGACTCTTCCGGGCCGGAATCCTCCGCGCCGGCCTCCTCCGCGCCGGCCTCGGCCTGTTCCGCGTTCCCCGCCTTCCGGGGCACTACCTCTCGGAGCCTAAAACTCGGTAATTCAATATTTTGTCGGGTGTCAATgttaacactaaagaaaataagcgggcttccctggtggcgcagtggttgagagtccgcctgccgatgcaggggatacggtttcgtgccccgttcggggaagatcccacatgccgcggggcggctgggcccgtgagccatggccgctgagcctgcgcgtccggagcctgtgctccgcaacgggggaggccgcaacggtgagaggcccgcgtaccgcaaaaaaaaaaaaaaaagaaaaaaagaagataagctatgtcttttgattggttgATTAATCTTTATACACAGAATGACTTTCTAGACATATGGCCTCTAAATAAAGGACaaggtatttcatttttaaatgtaataccattagtttctgctgagaaaattTTATAGGCAACTAGTTGAAGTTTACAGAGATAATACCTTCAGTTAACCAAGTATAATAATATAGACAATGTATCAATTATGCTGCAAGAGACTAGGAAACTATGAGATAATCaactatttaaaacatttaacaaaggcAGAAGAGTTAACAAATTTGAGACTATAGCAAAATTCATTTCAGTTAAATCATTTACACTATATGAAGTTCAACAAATTATGTGGGTTAACTGAAAATAGTTAACTGAAGCTAACATAGCCCAATTCATTAAGTATTATGGTGATAAGGTATCCGAAATCAACCTGTAGATAATTATATGAAagattttttgtcatttatcttAAATAAGACTTTTTAAAGCCTCATATTGAAGTGCTTGTAAGAAAAGCACTTTTTTATGTGAAGGGAGAAGCTGGGAAACATTAAAAGTAAGCACATGACGACTACAGAGCAGGGGACATCCACAGCTATCAGAGCTGCCGCGCCCACTACAAGACAAAGCACCATTTTACCAGCCATGGCTCTGATGAGGCGGTCGC includes the following:
- the LOC132419525 gene encoding LOW QUALITY PROTEIN: von Hippel-Lindau disease tumor suppressor-like (The sequence of the model RefSeq protein was modified relative to this genomic sequence to represent the inferred CDS: substituted 1 base at 1 genomic stop codon) encodes the protein MEAGRPRPMVRSVNTREPSQVIFYNRSPRVVLPVWLNFDGEVQPYLTLTPSTGRRIHSYRGHLWVFLDAGTSDGLLVNQTELFVPSRNVDGQPIFANITLPVYTLKQWCLQVVRSLVKPEDYRRLDIARSLXEDLEDHPNVWKDLERLPQEHIENQWMAEETEDFN